The Edaphobacter sp. 12200R-103 genome contains a region encoding:
- a CDS encoding non-oxidative hydroxyarylic acid decarboxylases subunit D — protein MSATTQGSGVPVCPRCRSNTTEVRGVSPVAGVWTVYGCDTCFYTWRSTEGEQNTNPDKYPEVFRLKPENLPKLQVAPRIPPLQPKAQ, from the coding sequence ATGAGCGCGACAACACAGGGAAGTGGTGTTCCAGTCTGTCCGAGGTGCCGGTCAAATACAACCGAGGTGCGCGGCGTCTCTCCGGTTGCGGGAGTCTGGACTGTCTATGGATGCGATACCTGCTTCTATACATGGCGCAGCACAGAGGGAGAGCAGAACACGAATCCGGATAAGTATCCGGAGGTGTTTCGTCTGAAGCCCGAGAACCTGCCGAAGCTGCAAGTCGCTCCGAGGATTCCGCCTCTGCAGCCTAAGGCTCAGTAG
- a CDS encoding non-oxidative hydroxyarylic acid decarboxylases subunit C — protein sequence MRAYQDFREFLSVLEQQKQLLRITDPIKLEPDMAAASAAATKLGNRSPALMFNNIAGYQNAQIVTNVHGSWANHALALGMDPETGVRDQFLEFVRRYRMFPGQLERVTSAPWQEVVIDKDINLFEILPLFRWNQGDGGFFIDKPCVISRDPDDWNNDDVENVGVYRLQVKDKNHLGIQTVPQHDIALQLAHAEARGEDLPVAIALGNEPIITLMGATPMLYTQLEYKMAAVMQGQPYRVVQNAKGLDIPYGSEVVLEGRILARKRQPEGPFGEFPGYYSGCHQYPLIEIDRMLHRKDPIYESVYVGRPWTELDYLQALTTSAPIFDQINATFPEVQAVNALYTHGLVLIVSTKVRYGGFAKAVGLRVLSTPHGLGYAKVIIVVDADVDPFDLNQVMWAMSVRVNPAGDVLMMPNLAENLLDPACQPSGMVTKMIIDATMPVPPDTRGDYGEILETPMGTDTWLQKLEALTKELQK from the coding sequence ATGCGTGCCTACCAGGACTTTCGGGAGTTTCTCTCTGTACTCGAACAGCAAAAACAGCTTTTGCGCATTACGGATCCAATCAAGCTGGAGCCGGACATGGCGGCGGCATCAGCGGCCGCGACGAAGCTGGGGAATCGCAGTCCGGCGCTTATGTTCAACAACATTGCCGGTTATCAGAACGCGCAGATCGTGACGAACGTGCACGGCTCGTGGGCGAACCATGCTTTGGCATTAGGCATGGATCCGGAGACGGGAGTGCGAGACCAGTTCCTTGAGTTTGTGCGCCGCTATCGAATGTTTCCAGGTCAGCTGGAGCGTGTGACTTCGGCGCCGTGGCAGGAGGTTGTGATTGATAAGGACATCAACCTGTTCGAGATTCTGCCGCTGTTCCGCTGGAACCAGGGGGACGGTGGTTTCTTTATCGACAAGCCGTGCGTCATCAGTCGCGATCCCGATGACTGGAACAACGACGATGTAGAGAACGTAGGTGTCTACCGATTGCAGGTAAAGGACAAGAACCATCTGGGCATTCAGACGGTTCCGCAGCACGATATCGCGCTACAGCTTGCTCATGCGGAAGCGCGCGGCGAGGACCTTCCGGTGGCGATTGCGCTGGGCAATGAGCCGATCATCACGCTGATGGGTGCGACTCCCATGCTGTACACGCAGCTGGAGTACAAGATGGCGGCGGTAATGCAGGGGCAGCCATATCGTGTGGTGCAGAATGCGAAGGGGCTGGACATTCCTTACGGCTCGGAGGTTGTGCTGGAGGGAAGGATCCTGGCGCGCAAGCGGCAGCCCGAAGGACCGTTCGGTGAGTTTCCCGGCTACTACTCAGGCTGTCATCAGTACCCTTTGATTGAGATCGATCGTATGCTGCACAGGAAGGACCCGATCTATGAATCGGTCTACGTGGGCAGGCCGTGGACGGAGCTGGATTATTTACAGGCGTTGACGACGAGCGCGCCGATCTTCGATCAGATCAACGCTACGTTTCCTGAGGTGCAGGCAGTGAATGCGTTGTACACGCATGGCCTTGTGCTGATTGTCTCGACGAAGGTTCGTTATGGCGGCTTCGCTAAGGCAGTTGGACTGCGAGTGTTGAGCACACCGCACGGACTGGGCTATGCAAAGGTGATCATTGTTGTCGATGCGGATGTGGACCCCTTCGATCTGAACCAGGTGATGTGGGCGATGTCGGTGAGGGTAAATCCGGCAGGCGATGTGCTGATGATGCCGAATCTTGCGGAGAACCTGCTGGATCCCGCGTGTCAGCCGAGCGGGATGGTGACAAAGATGATCATCGATGCGACGATGCCGGTCCCCCCGGATACCCGAGGCGACTACGGCGAGATTCTCGAGACCCCCATGGGAACCGATACATGGCTGCAGAAGCTGGAAGCGTTGACGAAGGAGCTGCAGAAATGA
- a CDS encoding glycosyltransferase family A protein yields MARPLTFSVGIPTYNQAEYLEATILSLLNQTRPPDEIVISDHFSTDHTPDLIAKYAALGQVRGVKPPPGSNVGAQWDFTISCLSGDWITLFSSDDIAYPNFVEALVRGASSREDAVLVRAGWENIDKDGKVVSKEYLMSAKALTLPPDTLLEQRYGPKASFAAFAVHRETLAKSGGYHLGMESFGDWPMFAQLAPFGSFVYEDELISGYRVGHDGDKFRKRLTMWLRDEQRMFYEIFPLAAQRAGMTDTRWIDEASRANFLRYLTSAQNKLTREEQAELVPHFQPWAEKTGSQDLLRTFAEGRPLPRSMRGILNQGKRLIRPLAQQLRGALRRR; encoded by the coding sequence ATGGCCAGGCCTTTGACCTTCTCTGTGGGCATCCCCACCTACAACCAGGCAGAGTACCTTGAGGCGACCATTCTCTCCCTCCTCAATCAAACTCGCCCGCCGGACGAGATCGTAATCTCCGATCACTTCAGCACGGACCACACACCCGACCTCATCGCGAAATACGCTGCGCTGGGACAGGTACGTGGCGTCAAACCTCCTCCCGGCTCCAACGTCGGCGCCCAATGGGATTTCACCATCTCCTGCCTCAGCGGAGACTGGATTACCCTGTTCTCCAGCGACGACATCGCCTATCCCAACTTTGTTGAAGCTCTCGTTCGCGGAGCCTCAAGCCGTGAAGACGCCGTACTGGTGCGCGCCGGGTGGGAAAACATCGACAAAGACGGCAAGGTGGTCAGCAAAGAGTACCTGATGAGCGCCAAGGCTCTCACCCTGCCGCCTGACACGCTGCTTGAGCAGCGATACGGCCCCAAAGCCAGCTTCGCCGCCTTTGCCGTGCACCGCGAAACCCTGGCGAAATCAGGCGGATACCATCTTGGAATGGAATCCTTTGGGGACTGGCCCATGTTTGCGCAGCTCGCTCCGTTCGGATCGTTCGTCTACGAAGACGAGCTGATCAGCGGCTACCGCGTCGGCCACGATGGAGATAAGTTCCGCAAACGCCTCACGATGTGGCTCCGCGACGAGCAGCGCATGTTCTACGAGATCTTTCCATTAGCAGCGCAGCGGGCCGGAATGACCGACACACGCTGGATCGACGAAGCCAGCCGCGCCAACTTTCTTCGTTATCTCACCTCAGCGCAGAACAAGTTGACCCGTGAAGAGCAGGCCGAACTGGTGCCGCACTTTCAGCCCTGGGCTGAAAAGACTGGATCGCAGGATCTTTTGCGGACCTTCGCGGAAGGTCGCCCTCTTCCCCGGTCGATGCGCGGCATCCTTAATCAAGGAAAGAGACTCATCCGTCCCCTGGCGCAGCAGCTTCGCGGCGCCCTTCGGCGGCGCTAG
- a CDS encoding lipopolysaccharide biosynthesis protein, whose product MDHSTKRRLVLGFISNWISKLATTIVQLVQVPVFLHFWSVPLYGEWMIVSAIPSYLGVSNFGFGNVAGNEMTMMTARGDREGALRVFQSCWWLITIICSSCIVLLGLALYFTPAARLLKLHAINPSDTKWIIFYLGCAVLLGQLEALLQSAYRCVGRYPYGSFIKSVFSLAAFGAMLIPVCLGGGARVTALVFASTNAFFTIVLCIMVRRDLPWIRYGWSYASFAEIRRLTAPAFAFMAFPIGNALNLQGTLMAIGYALGPTAVVIFGTARTVSRVALQMVQMVNNTFWPEMSSSFGTNDIALTRTLHRRSCQLGLIISFSIVAAMLTLGPWFLTHWTGGHVPPSRGLLSILLLVVIAYSLWSTSSTLLAAVNKHQKLALWYLFGTTVTVIFTYVLAKYFGLLWAAASLLLSETVMNMYVLPASLRLSHDTFPAFVASMFHYPQSLRPALLLARVRRRTAPGNPPEETV is encoded by the coding sequence ATGGATCATTCGACCAAACGAAGGCTCGTCCTCGGCTTTATCTCCAACTGGATCAGCAAGCTGGCCACCACCATCGTGCAGCTGGTCCAGGTTCCGGTCTTTCTCCACTTCTGGAGCGTGCCGCTCTACGGCGAGTGGATGATCGTCAGTGCCATTCCCTCCTATCTTGGAGTCAGCAACTTTGGTTTCGGCAACGTTGCCGGCAACGAGATGACCATGATGACCGCCCGCGGCGACCGCGAAGGCGCCCTTCGCGTCTTCCAGAGCTGCTGGTGGCTCATCACGATCATCTGCTCCAGCTGCATCGTCCTGCTCGGCCTGGCTCTCTACTTCACCCCGGCCGCGCGCCTGCTTAAGCTCCACGCCATCAATCCCAGCGATACCAAGTGGATCATCTTTTATCTCGGATGCGCCGTCCTGCTTGGACAGCTTGAGGCTCTCCTGCAGTCGGCTTATCGTTGCGTCGGACGCTACCCCTACGGTTCCTTTATCAAGAGCGTCTTCTCGCTCGCCGCCTTCGGCGCCATGCTCATTCCCGTCTGCCTGGGCGGAGGAGCGCGGGTCACCGCCCTGGTCTTCGCCTCAACCAACGCTTTCTTCACCATCGTGCTCTGCATCATGGTGCGCCGCGATCTCCCCTGGATCCGTTACGGCTGGAGCTATGCCAGCTTTGCCGAGATTCGCCGCCTCACCGCGCCGGCCTTCGCCTTCATGGCCTTCCCCATCGGCAACGCCCTCAACCTTCAGGGAACCCTGATGGCCATCGGATACGCCCTTGGCCCCACCGCAGTCGTCATCTTCGGAACCGCCCGCACAGTCTCGCGCGTCGCTCTCCAGATGGTCCAGATGGTCAACAACACCTTCTGGCCGGAGATGTCCTCCTCCTTCGGGACCAACGATATCGCTCTTACCCGCACGCTGCACCGCCGCTCGTGCCAGCTTGGGCTCATCATCTCCTTTTCTATCGTCGCCGCCATGCTCACCCTGGGACCCTGGTTCCTCACCCACTGGACCGGAGGACACGTACCGCCCAGCCGCGGTCTGCTCAGCATCCTGCTCCTGGTGGTGATTGCCTATTCCCTGTGGTCCACCAGCTCCACCCTGCTGGCCGCCGTCAACAAGCACCAGAAACTCGCTCTCTGGTATCTCTTCGGAACCACCGTCACCGTCATCTTCACCTATGTGCTCGCAAAGTACTTCGGGCTTCTCTGGGCAGCGGCCTCGCTGCTCCTGTCTGAGACGGTGATGAACATGTACGTCTTGCCGGCTTCGCTCCGGCTGTCGCATGACACCTTTCCTGCCTTCGTGGCGAGTATGTTCCATTACCCGCAGTCATTGCGTCCTGCTCTTTTGCTCGCTCGTGTACGCCGGAGAACCGCCCCCGGCAACCCTCCAGAGGAGACCGTCTAG
- a CDS encoding alpha/beta hydrolase: protein MKLHLVVAMLSVGLMAAAQENPAAKITENHAVTEADGTVREQRVIPLPQWLSPEAKAWMSRPMTTDANVPQTIEQRRAMLDASQARHRDELLKMFPVTVKDSTVAGVPVREVVPKTLKHQDRVLICLHGGGFNADSGSYSESIPVAGLTGVRVVSVLYRLAPENPFPAGVDDVIAVYKELLKTYKPNRIGIFGSSAGAALTLEVAVKLKQLKMPMPAALGPFSSSASMVEGGDSRSLYNTDGWRGYVPVQDGKQNAEYVGKTDRRDPVLSPIYADLHGMPPALFITSERDLLLSSTSELHRAFLRAGNRSQLIVFDGLPHCFWNNNQLPESREAWGYMAEFFDRELGR from the coding sequence ATGAAACTGCACCTTGTTGTGGCGATGCTGTCGGTGGGGCTGATGGCGGCTGCGCAGGAGAATCCTGCGGCGAAGATTACGGAGAACCATGCGGTCACGGAGGCCGATGGAACGGTGCGGGAGCAGCGCGTGATTCCGCTGCCGCAATGGCTTAGTCCTGAGGCGAAGGCGTGGATGAGCCGTCCCATGACAACGGATGCGAATGTGCCGCAGACCATTGAGCAGCGGCGCGCGATGCTGGACGCCTCGCAGGCGCGCCATCGCGATGAGCTGCTGAAGATGTTTCCTGTAACCGTGAAGGACAGCACGGTGGCCGGCGTGCCGGTGCGCGAGGTTGTTCCGAAGACACTAAAACATCAGGACCGCGTACTGATCTGTCTGCATGGCGGCGGCTTCAATGCAGATTCGGGCTCGTATTCGGAGTCGATTCCTGTGGCGGGGCTGACCGGGGTGCGCGTGGTGAGCGTGTTGTATCGGCTGGCTCCGGAGAATCCTTTTCCTGCGGGTGTGGACGATGTAATCGCGGTCTACAAGGAATTACTGAAGACGTACAAGCCGAATCGTATTGGCATCTTCGGCAGCAGCGCGGGCGCGGCGCTTACGCTGGAGGTGGCCGTGAAGCTGAAGCAGCTGAAGATGCCGATGCCTGCGGCGCTGGGGCCATTCTCCTCATCGGCGAGCATGGTGGAGGGTGGCGATTCGCGGTCGCTGTACAACACGGATGGATGGCGCGGCTATGTGCCGGTCCAGGATGGCAAACAGAATGCGGAGTATGTGGGGAAGACGGACCGGCGCGATCCGGTGCTGTCGCCGATCTATGCCGATCTCCACGGCATGCCACCGGCTCTGTTCATCACGAGCGAACGCGATCTGCTGCTGAGCTCGACGAGCGAGTTGCATCGTGCGTTTCTGAGAGCGGGAAACCGGTCGCAGTTAATTGTGTTCGATGGCCTGCCGCATTGCTTCTGGAATAACAATCAGCTTCCGGAGTCGCGCGAGGCGTGGGGGTACATGGCGGAGTTCTTTGATCGCGAGTTGGGGCGGTGA
- a CDS encoding SRPBCC domain-containing protein, whose protein sequence is MPDINHEIKTNATPEAICLALTNAHELAKWHTAGTNDKGETFTTHSNDGPSFEWKIIKPDAHIVEWKCIEGPGHSVGTIARFKLSSVADGRTLVEFSHTGWPDTNGSFRKCNTLWAILLFHLQQYLATHQTKPAFH, encoded by the coding sequence ATGCCTGACATCAATCACGAGATCAAGACCAACGCGACGCCTGAGGCCATCTGCCTGGCGTTGACGAACGCACACGAATTGGCAAAGTGGCATACCGCCGGCACGAACGATAAGGGCGAAACCTTCACGACACATTCCAACGACGGCCCCAGTTTTGAATGGAAGATTATCAAGCCTGATGCCCACATCGTGGAGTGGAAGTGCATCGAGGGACCGGGACACTCCGTCGGCACGATCGCTCGCTTCAAGCTATCGTCCGTCGCTGACGGACGAACACTCGTAGAGTTCAGCCACACCGGATGGCCCGACACAAACGGCAGCTTCCGCAAGTGCAATACCCTGTGGGCCATCCTTCTCTTTCACCTGCAGCAGTATCTCGCAACCCATCAGACAAAACCGGCGTTCCACTAA
- a CDS encoding class I SAM-dependent methyltransferase: MSAEVDLYDSAYGNYESATYRQVRIETYGEDFGQTSWVTTEESNAIPQLLGLRSDSFVLEVGCGSGGYALHLGEKVGCRLIGLDVNEPGVRNANQLAVARGLASQVRFEQCDASKRLPFDDNIFDAVFSNDALCHLPGRPEVLVEMFRVLKPGGRMLFSDALVIGGMVSQEEIATRSSIGFYVYSPPGENERLMERAKFRQIRVTDTTESAARIAKQWYDAREKRKEELVAAEGNPNFEGLQRFLACVHVLTSEKRLLRYLYVARKES; this comes from the coding sequence ATGTCAGCGGAAGTGGATCTCTACGATAGCGCGTATGGCAACTATGAGTCGGCTACGTACCGCCAGGTGCGCATCGAGACCTATGGCGAGGATTTTGGGCAAACGAGCTGGGTGACCACGGAAGAATCGAATGCCATCCCCCAGCTGCTGGGACTGAGATCCGATTCGTTTGTGCTGGAAGTGGGGTGCGGTTCGGGGGGATATGCCTTGCACCTTGGAGAAAAGGTGGGCTGTCGGCTGATAGGGCTGGACGTTAATGAACCGGGAGTTCGCAATGCGAACCAGCTTGCAGTGGCAAGAGGTCTCGCTTCCCAGGTGCGTTTTGAACAGTGCGACGCCTCGAAGAGGCTACCTTTCGACGACAACATCTTTGATGCCGTGTTCTCGAATGACGCTTTGTGCCATCTCCCGGGGCGACCCGAGGTGTTGGTTGAGATGTTTCGCGTACTAAAGCCAGGCGGACGGATGCTGTTCAGCGACGCTCTGGTCATTGGCGGAATGGTTTCCCAGGAAGAGATCGCTACGCGTAGCTCGATCGGCTTTTACGTGTACAGCCCGCCTGGAGAGAATGAACGCCTCATGGAGCGAGCGAAGTTTCGACAGATCCGCGTAACAGATACAACGGAGAGCGCGGCTCGGATCGCGAAGCAGTGGTATGACGCACGGGAGAAGAGAAAAGAGGAACTGGTCGCGGCGGAAGGCAATCCTAACTTCGAGGGACTGCAACGGTTCCTCGCGTGCGTGCATGTTTTGACGAGCGAAAAGCGTCTGCTGAGATATCTGTACGTTGCGAGGAAAGAGTCCTGA
- a CDS encoding peptide ABC transporter substrate-binding protein, translating into MIRRRRLKATALKGAAIVGVAMVGTAVGAMAVGALAIGAVAIGALGINALGMGTARIEELSIGKLTVDELVVKKRVEEG; encoded by the coding sequence ATGATTCGCAGGCGCAGATTGAAGGCGACGGCACTGAAGGGCGCGGCCATTGTCGGCGTTGCCATGGTGGGAACGGCGGTCGGAGCGATGGCGGTCGGTGCCTTGGCGATTGGCGCAGTCGCAATCGGTGCACTGGGGATCAATGCGCTGGGTATGGGTACGGCGAGGATTGAGGAGTTGAGTATCGGCAAGCTTACAGTGGATGAGCTTGTGGTGAAGAAGAGAGTGGAAGAGGGCTGA
- the dnaG gene encoding DNA primase — MSDNFAQTVKQQTDIVRIVGEYIKLRKTGAQNYTGLCPFHKEKTGSFSVNATHGYFYCFGCHEKGDVFTFVMKLESLSFPEAVRFVAQKSGIPLPKREFSSPEEAREAGLRRQLLDIHEAATQYFEAALKSPEAARAREYLTTRGVTAETIQKFRIGYAPDDYNHMRNALAQHFNEETMRASGLFKSREQADGSPGQLYAGFRKRIMFPIANEQGKTIAFTGRALDTHDEKGRDIAKYMNSPEGPIYTKGHVLFNLDKARAEIRNLGFALLVEGQMDCISVYMAGIRNVVATSGTAFTEAQVRLLSRFTPNKQVILNFDPDAAGRNAAEKAGAMLVEEGFDVRIVQLDDGLDPDRYIRERGLPAYTAAVRAANCYVDYLIERARQEYPGRTSDAKVKAMNFLLPHIRRIPSALQRDEFAADAAQKLGIDSAILRQELRQAAMQRVESVRSHSHDPASETERILLRALVLPESDSARSLAATRLAENPGWYEGLPSSAVLETLALAPAPENPLDVAPDQTSRVLLARALEQPDAENLQTAQLSLAQQVEGALHTLEHRYLQRRQRELRSLIAEAERRGDEAMLTSLLGERMQLDRRLREH, encoded by the coding sequence GTGTCCGACAACTTCGCCCAAACCGTCAAGCAGCAGACCGACATCGTCCGCATCGTCGGCGAGTACATCAAGCTGCGCAAGACCGGTGCGCAGAACTACACCGGCCTTTGTCCCTTCCACAAGGAAAAGACAGGCTCGTTCTCCGTCAACGCCACGCACGGATACTTCTACTGCTTCGGCTGTCACGAGAAGGGCGACGTCTTCACCTTCGTCATGAAGCTCGAGAGTCTCTCCTTTCCCGAGGCCGTCCGCTTCGTGGCGCAGAAGTCAGGCATCCCGCTTCCGAAACGAGAGTTCTCCTCACCCGAAGAAGCCCGCGAGGCCGGCCTTCGCCGCCAGCTCCTCGACATCCACGAGGCCGCCACACAATACTTCGAGGCCGCTCTCAAATCTCCCGAAGCCGCGCGGGCACGCGAATATCTCACCACCCGCGGCGTCACCGCCGAGACCATTCAGAAATTTCGCATAGGCTACGCTCCCGACGACTACAACCACATGCGCAATGCGCTGGCCCAGCACTTCAACGAAGAGACCATGCGTGCCAGCGGACTCTTCAAATCGCGCGAGCAGGCCGACGGCTCTCCCGGCCAGCTCTACGCCGGATTCCGCAAGCGCATCATGTTCCCCATCGCCAACGAACAGGGCAAAACCATCGCCTTCACCGGCCGCGCACTCGATACGCACGATGAAAAAGGCCGCGACATCGCCAAGTACATGAACTCGCCCGAGGGCCCCATCTATACCAAGGGCCATGTCCTCTTCAATCTCGATAAGGCGCGCGCGGAGATTCGCAACCTCGGCTTCGCCCTCCTGGTCGAAGGCCAGATGGACTGCATCTCGGTCTACATGGCGGGAATCCGCAACGTCGTCGCCACCTCCGGCACAGCCTTCACCGAAGCGCAGGTCCGCCTGCTCTCACGCTTCACTCCGAATAAACAGGTCATCCTCAACTTCGACCCCGACGCCGCCGGACGCAATGCCGCCGAAAAGGCCGGAGCCATGCTGGTCGAAGAGGGCTTCGACGTCCGAATCGTTCAGCTTGACGATGGACTCGATCCCGACCGCTACATTCGCGAGCGCGGTCTGCCCGCCTACACCGCCGCCGTTCGCGCCGCCAATTGTTATGTGGACTACCTGATTGAGCGCGCTCGTCAGGAGTATCCGGGCCGGACCTCCGACGCCAAGGTCAAGGCGATGAACTTTCTGCTGCCGCACATCCGGCGCATCCCCTCAGCCCTGCAGCGCGACGAGTTCGCCGCAGACGCCGCCCAGAAGCTCGGCATCGACTCCGCCATCCTGCGCCAGGAGCTGCGTCAGGCTGCCATGCAACGCGTCGAGAGCGTCCGCTCCCACAGCCACGATCCCGCCAGCGAGACAGAGCGCATCCTGCTCCGCGCTCTTGTCCTCCCCGAGAGCGACTCCGCCCGCAGCCTCGCCGCCACACGGCTCGCCGAGAACCCCGGCTGGTACGAGGGCCTTCCGTCCTCCGCTGTCCTCGAGACGCTGGCGCTTGCACCCGCGCCCGAGAATCCCCTGGATGTAGCGCCGGACCAGACCAGCCGTGTGCTGCTCGCACGTGCCCTAGAGCAACCCGACGCTGAAAATCTCCAGACCGCCCAGCTCAGCCTCGCCCAGCAGGTCGAAGGCGCGCTCCACACGCTCGAACACCGCTATCTTCAACGCCGTCAACGCGAACTCCGCTCCCTCATCGCGGAGGCCGAACGTCGCGGCGATGAGGCCATGCTGACCAGCCTGCTTGGCGAGAGGATGCAGCTCGACCGCCGCCTGCGCGAGCATTAG
- a CDS encoding DNA-directed RNA polymerase subunit omega — MRSEAIFRAKEAVSNRYQLCQTVAKATRRMHVASRNQQDTINSALEKVAGDAPLVAVKRVVL; from the coding sequence ATGCGTTCAGAAGCGATTTTCCGCGCAAAAGAGGCTGTTTCGAATCGGTATCAGCTCTGCCAGACGGTGGCGAAGGCCACACGCCGGATGCATGTCGCCTCACGAAACCAGCAGGACACCATTAACAGCGCTCTCGAGAAGGTTGCCGGGGATGCACCGCTGGTAGCGGTCAAGCGTGTGGTTTTGTAG
- the rpoD gene encoding RNA polymerase sigma factor RpoD encodes MAEEIDKYEDDLEEKLIESGKEKGYLTYGEVNDLLPGDITSPDDLDDLLTTINTQGIDVLSGDKFDRDKYEPEMGEEGEDVELDLSPGQLEKTNDPVRMYLREMGTVPLLTREGEVEIAKRIERGQLRVMKAISRSPIVIREIAALGEDLRRGVRNIKEVVTFDEEELTEEILQGRVKQTVGRIDVMLKHQKKIAQLEEKLAAPQGKDAKAKAKDTRKTRWLIGREHVYVSRIVRELKYTNSEKKRLLDKVNKTVDSMRTLERQIKTLDSKFEASKSEELKKEYKRQQKNCRADLEQLEKDAGISIADLKRTQREMIQGDMDAERAKRELIEANLRLVVSIAKKYTNRGLQFLDLIQEGNIGLMKAVDKFEYRRGYKFSTYATWWIRQAITRAIADQARTIRIPVHMIETINKLIRTSRQLVQELGREASSEEIARRMDIPVAKVRKVLKIAQEPISLETPIGEEEDSHLGDFIEDRMAVSPSDAVISVNLKEYTSQVLRTLTPREERVIKMRFGLEDGSEHTLEEVGQSFQVTRERIRQIEAKALRKLRHPSRSRKLKAFVDGVKEV; translated from the coding sequence GTGGCTGAAGAAATCGACAAGTACGAAGACGATCTGGAAGAAAAGCTCATTGAGTCCGGGAAGGAAAAGGGCTATCTCACCTACGGCGAGGTCAATGACCTGCTACCGGGCGACATCACCTCTCCGGATGATCTCGATGATCTGCTGACTACCATCAATACCCAGGGTATCGATGTCCTCTCCGGCGACAAGTTCGACCGTGACAAGTATGAGCCGGAGATGGGCGAAGAAGGAGAGGACGTAGAGCTCGACCTCTCGCCTGGCCAACTGGAAAAGACCAACGACCCCGTCCGCATGTATCTGCGCGAGATGGGAACCGTGCCTCTGCTCACCCGCGAGGGCGAGGTGGAGATCGCCAAGCGCATCGAGCGCGGACAGCTCCGCGTTATGAAGGCGATCTCGCGTTCGCCTATCGTGATCCGCGAGATCGCCGCTCTCGGCGAAGACCTCCGTCGCGGCGTGCGCAACATCAAGGAAGTCGTCACCTTCGACGAAGAAGAGCTCACCGAAGAGATCCTTCAGGGCCGCGTCAAGCAGACCGTCGGACGCATCGACGTCATGCTGAAGCACCAGAAGAAGATCGCGCAGCTTGAAGAGAAACTCGCCGCGCCCCAGGGCAAGGACGCCAAAGCGAAAGCAAAGGACACTCGCAAGACCCGCTGGCTCATCGGCCGCGAGCACGTCTACGTCAGCCGCATCGTCCGCGAGCTGAAGTACACCAACTCCGAGAAGAAGCGCCTGCTCGACAAGGTCAACAAGACCGTTGACTCCATGCGCACCCTCGAGCGCCAGATCAAGACGCTCGACTCCAAGTTCGAAGCCTCCAAATCCGAGGAGCTTAAGAAGGAGTACAAGCGCCAGCAGAAGAACTGCCGCGCCGATCTCGAGCAGCTCGAAAAGGACGCCGGAATCTCCATCGCCGATCTCAAGCGAACCCAGCGCGAGATGATCCAGGGCGACATGGACGCCGAGCGCGCCAAGCGCGAGCTCATCGAGGCCAACCTTCGCCTCGTCGTCTCCATCGCCAAGAAGTACACCAACCGCGGCCTGCAGTTCCTCGACCTCATTCAGGAGGGCAACATCGGCCTCATGAAGGCCGTCGACAAGTTCGAGTACCGTCGCGGTTACAAATTCTCGACCTACGCCACCTGGTGGATCCGGCAGGCCATCACCCGCGCCATCGCGGACCAGGCTCGCACCATCCGTATCCCGGTGCACATGATCGAGACCATCAACAAGCTCATTCGCACCAGCCGCCAGCTCGTGCAGGAGTTAGGTCGCGAAGCCTCCTCCGAAGAGATCGCCCGTCGTATGGACATCCCGGTCGCCAAGGTCCGCAAGGTCCTCAAGATCGCCCAGGAGCCCATCTCGCTCGAGACCCCCATCGGAGAAGAGGAAGACTCGCACCTCGGAGACTTCATCGAAGACCGCATGGCCGTCTCCCCGTCCGACGCCGTCATCAGCGTCAACCTCAAGGAGTACACCTCGCAGGTCCTCCGCACCCTGACGCCGCGCGAAGAGCGCGTCATCAAGATGCGCTTCGGCCTCGAAGACGGCAGCGAACACACCCTCGAAGAGGTAGGCCAGTCCTTCCAGGTCACCCGCGAACGCATCCGCCAGATCGAAGCCAAGGCCCTGCGCAAACTCCGCCACCCAAGCCGCAGCCGCAAGCTGAAGGCGTTCGTCGATGGAGTCAAAGAGGTCTAA